From one Microbulbifer sp. A4B17 genomic stretch:
- the nirD gene encoding nitrite reductase small subunit NirD, which produces MSLAALQKNPTNSVAITHPQWSPICQRSDLVTNSGVCALWGDTSIYPMEALNTVTKTVDQRSIALFFLPDQDQQLYAVDNWDPIAQAGVIARGIIAELEGELTIASPLYKNHFRLSDGVCMEDSNIRLATYPLAFDGDTVYIGSNQLQ; this is translated from the coding sequence ATGAGCTTGGCTGCCCTGCAAAAAAATCCCACAAATTCAGTTGCCATAACCCACCCCCAATGGTCACCAATCTGTCAGCGATCAGATTTGGTCACCAACTCAGGGGTATGTGCGCTTTGGGGCGATACCTCCATATACCCAATGGAGGCTTTGAATACAGTGACTAAAACTGTCGATCAAAGAAGCATCGCCCTGTTTTTTTTACCCGACCAGGATCAACAACTTTATGCCGTTGACAACTGGGACCCAATCGCACAAGCTGGTGTGATTGCAAGAGGAATTATTGCGGAATTGGAAGGGGAGTTAACCATTGCTTCCCCATTGTATAAAAACCATTTTCGCCTAAGCGATGGAGTCTGCATGGAAGACAGCAATATCAGGCTTGCCACCTACCCACTGGCATTTGATGGCGATACAGTTTACATCGGCAGCAATCAGTTACAGTAA